The Streptomyces nitrosporeus genome includes a window with the following:
- a CDS encoding replication-associated recombination protein A, which translates to MEPDLFTAAAEERQEKDPSSSPLAVRMRPRTLDEVVGQQHLLKPGSPLRRLVGEAGRGPAGPSSVFLWGPPGTGKTTLAYVVSKATDKRFVELSAITAGVKEVRAVIEGARRAAGGFGKETVLFLDEIHRFSKAQQDSLLPAVENRWVTLIAATTENPHFSVNSPLLSRSLLLTLEPLTDEDLRALLRRALADERGLGGAVTLPGDAEAHLLRIAGGDARRVLTALEAAAGAALAKREPEITLETLEETVDRAAVAYDRDGDQHYDVASALIKSIRGSDVDAALHYLARMIEAGEDPRFIARRLMISASEDIGLADPTALPTAVAAAQAVAMIGFPEAALTLSHATIALALAPKSNAATLAIFAAREDVRRGLAGPVPAHLRDGHYKGAEKLGHAQGYVYPHDVPGGIAAQEYAPEAVRDRRYYEPTRYGAEARYADVADRVRERLGRTGRDGSAPA; encoded by the coding sequence GTGGAGCCCGACCTCTTTACCGCAGCAGCCGAAGAACGCCAGGAGAAGGACCCGTCCAGCAGCCCCCTCGCTGTCCGGATGCGCCCGCGCACGCTCGACGAGGTCGTCGGGCAGCAGCACCTGCTGAAGCCCGGCTCCCCGCTGCGCCGGCTGGTCGGGGAGGCGGGCAGGGGCCCCGCCGGTCCTTCCTCGGTGTTCCTCTGGGGGCCGCCCGGCACCGGCAAGACGACACTCGCCTACGTGGTCAGCAAGGCCACCGACAAGCGCTTCGTCGAACTCTCCGCGATCACCGCGGGCGTCAAGGAGGTCCGCGCGGTCATCGAGGGCGCGCGCCGTGCCGCCGGCGGCTTCGGCAAGGAGACCGTCCTCTTCCTCGACGAGATCCACCGCTTCTCCAAGGCCCAGCAGGACTCCCTGCTGCCCGCCGTGGAGAACCGCTGGGTGACGCTGATCGCGGCCACCACCGAGAACCCGCACTTCTCGGTCAACTCCCCCCTGCTGTCGCGCTCCCTGCTCCTGACCCTGGAGCCGCTCACCGACGAGGACCTGCGGGCCCTGCTGCGCCGGGCCCTGGCCGATGAGCGCGGCCTGGGCGGCGCGGTCACCCTGCCCGGGGACGCCGAGGCGCACCTGCTGAGGATCGCCGGGGGCGACGCCCGGCGGGTGCTGACCGCGCTGGAGGCGGCGGCGGGGGCGGCGCTGGCCAAGCGCGAGCCGGAGATCACGCTGGAGACGCTGGAGGAGACCGTCGACCGCGCCGCCGTGGCGTACGACCGGGACGGCGACCAGCACTACGACGTGGCGAGCGCGCTGATCAAGTCGATCCGGGGCTCCGACGTCGACGCCGCCCTGCACTACCTCGCCCGGATGATCGAGGCGGGGGAGGACCCGCGGTTCATCGCCCGGCGCCTGATGATCTCCGCCAGCGAGGACATCGGGCTCGCCGACCCGACGGCGCTGCCCACGGCGGTCGCGGCGGCGCAGGCGGTGGCCATGATCGGTTTCCCGGAGGCGGCACTCACCCTCAGCCACGCCACGATCGCGCTGGCCCTGGCACCCAAGTCGAACGCGGCCACGCTGGCGATCTTCGCCGCGCGGGAGGACGTACGCCGCGGGCTGGCGGGCCCGGTCCCGGCCCATCTGCGGGACGGCCACTACAAGGGCGCCGAGAAACTGGGCCACGCCCAGGGGTATGTGTACCCGCACGACGTACCCGGCGGCATCGCCGCCCAGGAGTACGCTCCCGAGGCCGTCCGGGACCGGCGTTACTACGAGCCCACGCGGTACGGCGCCGAGGCACGGTACGCGGACGTCGCCGACCGGGTCCGGGAGCGGCTCGGCCGGACCGGGAGGGACGGCTCCGCACCCGCGTGA
- a CDS encoding DUF349 domain-containing protein produces the protein MSSDPWGRVDETGTVYVRTADGEKVVGSWQAGSPEEALAYFERKYEGLVVEIGLLERRVKTTDLSAKDAATAIDHLRGQIDEHHAVGDLAALGKRLDALVASVDSRREERRAQKAKQADEAREAKEKLVAEAEELAQSEQWRSAGERLRALVDTWKGLPRLDRKSDDELWHRFSHARSAFSKRRKAHFASLDAQREEARKAKEKLVAEAESLSGSTDWGATAARYRDLMTEWKAAGRAQREAEDDLWNRFRGAQDVFFAARSGVFAERDAEQGENLKLKEELAAEAEKLVPVTDLKAARAAFRSLNERWEAVGHVPRDARPKVEGRMQAVERAIQEAEETEWRRTNPEARARAAGLTGQLQAAVDKLRGQIDTARASGNNARADKLSRELEGRQALLDQALKGLEEFGG, from the coding sequence GTGAGCAGCGACCCGTGGGGCCGTGTCGACGAGACGGGCACCGTGTACGTGCGTACAGCCGACGGCGAGAAGGTCGTCGGATCGTGGCAGGCCGGTTCTCCCGAGGAGGCTCTGGCCTATTTCGAGCGCAAGTACGAGGGCTTGGTGGTCGAGATCGGCCTCCTCGAACGGCGGGTGAAGACCACCGACCTGTCGGCGAAGGACGCGGCGACGGCCATCGATCATCTGCGCGGGCAGATCGACGAGCACCATGCCGTCGGCGACCTCGCGGCGCTCGGCAAGCGGCTGGACGCGCTCGTCGCGTCGGTCGACTCGCGGCGCGAGGAGCGCAGGGCCCAGAAGGCGAAGCAGGCCGACGAGGCCCGCGAGGCCAAGGAGAAGCTGGTCGCCGAGGCCGAGGAGCTGGCGCAGAGCGAGCAGTGGCGTTCCGCGGGCGAGCGTCTGCGGGCGCTGGTGGACACGTGGAAGGGGCTGCCGCGTCTGGACCGCAAGTCGGACGACGAGCTGTGGCACCGCTTCTCACACGCGCGTTCCGCCTTCTCCAAGCGCCGCAAGGCGCACTTCGCGTCGCTGGACGCCCAGCGCGAGGAGGCCCGCAAGGCCAAGGAGAAGCTGGTCGCCGAGGCCGAGTCGCTGTCGGGGTCGACCGACTGGGGTGCGACGGCGGCGCGTTACCGCGACCTGATGACGGAGTGGAAGGCCGCGGGGCGTGCCCAGCGGGAGGCCGAGGACGATCTGTGGAACCGTTTCCGCGGCGCCCAGGACGTGTTCTTCGCGGCCCGCAGCGGTGTCTTCGCGGAGCGGGACGCCGAGCAGGGCGAGAACCTCAAGCTGAAGGAGGAGCTCGCCGCCGAGGCCGAGAAGCTGGTGCCGGTGACGGACCTGAAGGCGGCCCGGGCCGCGTTCCGTTCCCTCAACGAGCGCTGGGAGGCCGTCGGCCATGTGCCGCGTGACGCCCGGCCGAAGGTCGAGGGCCGGATGCAGGCGGTGGAGCGGGCGATCCAGGAGGCCGAGGAGACCGAGTGGCGCCGGACCAACCCGGAGGCGCGGGCCCGCGCGGCGGGTCTGACCGGCCAGCTCCAGGCCGCCGTGGACAAGCTGCGCGGGCAGATCGACACGGCCCGCGCGTCGGGTAACAACGCGCGCGCGGACAAGCTGTCCCGCGAGCTGGAGGGCCGTCAGGCCCTGCTGGACCAGGCGCTGAAGGGCCTGGAGGAGTTCGGCGGCTGA
- the hisS gene encoding histidine--tRNA ligase, which yields MSTFQAPKGTYDLTPPDSAKFLAVREAISAPLRTSGYGYIETPGFEDVNLFARGVGESTDIVTKEMYTLTTKGGSELALRPEGTASVLRAALEANLHKAGNLPVKLWYSGSYYRYERPQKGRYRHFSQVGAEAIGAEDPVLDAELIILADQAYRSLGLAQFRILLNSLGDKECRPVYREALQGFLRDLDLDEDTRRRIEINPLRVLDDKRPEVQKQLTGAPMLRDYLCDACKAYHEEVRSLLTAAGVAYEDDEKLVRGLDYYTRTTFEFVHDGLGSQSAVGGGGRYDGLSEMIGGPALPSVGWALGVDRTVLALEAEGIELDIPAPTSVYAVPLGEEARRVLFGLVTELRKAGVATDFAFGGRGLKGAMKSANRSGARYTVVAGERDLAEGAVQLKDMETGEQRPVPVGDLVAVLRAALA from the coding sequence GTGAGCACCTTCCAGGCCCCCAAGGGCACGTACGACCTGACCCCGCCGGACTCCGCGAAGTTCCTGGCGGTGCGCGAGGCCATCTCCGCGCCCCTGCGCACCTCCGGCTACGGCTACATCGAGACCCCCGGCTTCGAGGACGTGAACCTCTTCGCCCGCGGTGTCGGGGAGTCCACCGACATCGTGACCAAGGAGATGTACACCCTCACCACCAAGGGCGGCTCCGAACTCGCGCTGCGCCCCGAGGGCACCGCCTCCGTGCTGCGTGCCGCGCTGGAGGCCAACCTCCACAAGGCCGGCAACCTCCCGGTCAAGCTCTGGTACTCCGGCTCGTACTACCGCTACGAGCGCCCGCAGAAGGGCCGTTACCGCCACTTCTCGCAGGTCGGCGCCGAGGCCATCGGTGCCGAGGACCCGGTGCTGGACGCCGAGCTGATCATCCTGGCCGACCAGGCCTACCGTTCGCTCGGCCTCGCGCAGTTCCGCATCCTGCTGAACTCGCTGGGCGACAAGGAGTGCCGCCCGGTCTACCGCGAGGCGCTCCAGGGCTTCCTGCGCGACCTCGACCTCGACGAGGACACCCGCCGCCGCATCGAGATCAACCCGCTGCGGGTGCTCGACGACAAGCGGCCCGAGGTCCAGAAGCAGCTCACCGGCGCCCCGATGCTGCGCGACTACCTCTGCGACGCCTGCAAGGCGTACCACGAGGAGGTCCGCTCGCTGCTCACGGCGGCCGGTGTGGCCTACGAGGACGACGAGAAGCTGGTCCGGGGCCTCGACTACTACACCCGCACCACCTTCGAGTTCGTCCACGACGGGCTCGGCTCGCAGTCCGCGGTCGGCGGCGGCGGACGCTACGACGGGCTGTCCGAGATGATCGGCGGTCCCGCGCTGCCCTCCGTCGGCTGGGCGCTCGGCGTGGACCGCACGGTGCTCGCCCTGGAGGCGGAGGGCATCGAGCTCGACATCCCCGCCCCCACCAGTGTCTACGCGGTACCGCTCGGCGAGGAGGCCCGACGGGTGCTCTTCGGTCTGGTCACCGAGTTGCGCAAGGCCGGTGTCGCCACCGACTTCGCCTTCGGGGGACGGGGCCTCAAGGGCGCGATGAAGAGTGCCAACCGCTCCGGAGCCCGTTACACCGTGGTCGCCGGCGAGCGGGACCTCGCCGAAGGCGCCGTCCAGCTCAAGGACATGGAGACGGGGGAGCAGCGGCCGGTCCCCGTAGGCGACCTCGTCGCCGTGCTCCGGGCCGCGCTGGCCTGA
- a CDS encoding DUF948 domain-containing protein has translation MAGILVAVFWAILVSFLAVVLVRLAQTLKATTALVADVTEQAVPLLADASATLRSAQTQLDKVDAIASDVQEVTSNASALSTTVASTFGGPLVKVAAFGYGVRQALGRRTAPEQEGRTPRRTVVVGRTLPSARRKRDGRTTRGQKD, from the coding sequence GTGGCCGGGATCCTGGTGGCCGTCTTCTGGGCGATCCTGGTGTCCTTCCTCGCCGTGGTGCTGGTGAGGCTGGCCCAGACGCTCAAGGCGACCACCGCGCTGGTGGCGGACGTGACCGAGCAGGCCGTACCCCTGCTCGCCGACGCCTCCGCGACGCTGCGTTCCGCACAGACCCAGCTCGACAAGGTGGACGCGATCGCGAGCGACGTCCAGGAGGTCACCTCCAACGCCTCCGCGCTCTCCACCACCGTCGCCTCGACGTTCGGCGGACCGCTGGTGAAGGTCGCGGCCTTCGGCTACGGCGTACGCCAGGCGCTCGGCCGCCGGACCGCCCCCGAGCAGGAGGGCCGCACCCCCCGCCGCACCGTCGTCGTCGGCCGCACCCTGCCGTCCGCCCGCAGGAAGCGGGACGGCCGCACCACCCGCGGACAGAAGGACTGA
- a CDS encoding vitamin K epoxide reductase family protein, whose product MTMAAVDHPSSDQDQGPEDGGARTYGGSRALALLLVITGAAGLLAAWVITIDKFKLLEDPSFTPGCSLNPVVACGNIMKSEQASAFGFPNPMLGLATYSVVIGIGMALLAGARFRRWYWLGLNAGTLFGVGFVTWLQYQSLYNINSLCLWCCLAWVATIVMFCYVTTHNVKHGILPAPSWLRGALTEFHWVWPVLWIGIIGMLILTRWWDFWTS is encoded by the coding sequence ATGACGATGGCAGCGGTAGACCACCCCTCCTCCGACCAGGATCAGGGCCCGGAAGACGGCGGGGCGAGGACCTACGGCGGCAGCCGTGCGCTCGCACTGCTGCTGGTGATCACGGGAGCGGCGGGACTGCTCGCCGCCTGGGTGATCACCATCGACAAGTTCAAGCTGCTGGAGGACCCGTCCTTCACACCGGGCTGCAGCCTGAACCCGGTGGTCGCGTGCGGCAACATCATGAAGAGCGAGCAGGCGTCCGCCTTCGGCTTCCCCAACCCGATGCTCGGCCTCGCCACCTACTCGGTGGTCATCGGCATCGGTATGGCCCTGCTGGCCGGGGCGCGCTTCCGCCGCTGGTACTGGCTCGGCCTCAACGCCGGCACCCTGTTCGGTGTCGGCTTCGTCACCTGGCTCCAGTACCAGTCGCTGTACAACATCAACTCGCTCTGCCTCTGGTGCTGCCTGGCCTGGGTCGCCACGATCGTGATGTTCTGCTACGTCACGACGCACAACGTCAAGCACGGCATCCTGCCCGCGCCCTCCTGGCTGCGCGGCGCCCTGACCGAGTTCCACTGGGTGTGGCCGGTCCTGTGGATCGGGATCATCGGCATGCTGATCCTGACCCGCTGGTGGGACTTCTGGACCAGCTGA
- a CDS encoding peptidylprolyl isomerase produces MVSNDQRRRQLAREKFERQQQRREEARRKSRRLTAIIASSVAVVAIIGVGAYLTVDGEDTKKDTADAAASASPSPAPSESSVPEPEMAIDKKAAYTMSMKTSQGDIAIAMDAAKTPHTTNSFKHLADKGYFDDTKCHRLTTEGIYVLQCGDPEGTGMGGPGYTIPDENLTALGKAGDDGSVTYPAGVVAMANTGQPGTGGSQFFLVYKDTKLPPSYTPFGTMDAAGLKVVEKIAKAGAEGGAPDGAPKEAVTVEKATVEKS; encoded by the coding sequence GTGGTCAGCAACGATCAGCGGCGGCGGCAGCTCGCCCGGGAGAAGTTCGAGCGGCAGCAGCAGCGCAGGGAGGAAGCGCGCCGGAAGTCCCGGCGGCTGACCGCGATCATCGCCTCCTCGGTGGCCGTGGTCGCGATCATCGGGGTGGGCGCGTACCTCACGGTCGACGGCGAGGACACGAAGAAGGACACCGCGGACGCGGCGGCGAGCGCGAGCCCGTCCCCGGCCCCGTCCGAGAGCAGTGTGCCGGAACCGGAGATGGCCATCGACAAGAAGGCCGCGTACACGATGTCGATGAAGACCAGCCAGGGCGACATCGCGATCGCGATGGACGCGGCGAAGACCCCGCACACCACGAACTCCTTCAAGCACCTCGCGGACAAGGGCTACTTCGACGACACGAAGTGCCACCGCCTGACCACGGAGGGCATCTACGTCCTCCAGTGCGGCGACCCGGAGGGCACGGGCATGGGCGGGCCGGGCTACACGATCCCGGACGAGAACCTGACCGCTCTGGGCAAGGCCGGTGACGACGGTTCGGTGACCTATCCGGCGGGTGTGGTCGCGATGGCGAACACCGGCCAGCCGGGCACCGGCGGCAGCCAGTTCTTCCTGGTCTACAAGGACACCAAGCTCCCGCCCAGCTACACGCCGTTCGGCACCATGGACGCCGCCGGCCTGAAGGTCGTGGAGAAGATCGCGAAGGCGGGTGCCGAGGGCGGTGCTCCCGACGGCGCGCCGAAGGAGGCGGTCACGGTCGAGAAGGCCACCGTCGAGAAGTCCTGA
- a CDS encoding MBL fold metallo-hydrolase translates to MLIAGFPAGAWGTNCYLVAPAAGEECVIVDPGHQAARGVEEAIRKHRLKPVAVVLTHGHIDHVASVVPVCGAHDVPAWIHPEDRYMMSDPEKALGRSIGMPLMGELTVGEPDDVHELADGAVLELAGMEFGVAHAPGHTKGSVTFRTPGAADVPQILFSGDLLFAGSVGRTDLPGGDHAELLESLARVCLPLDDSTVVLSGHGPQTTIGRERASNPYLHGLAAPRRGM, encoded by the coding sequence GTGCTGATTGCCGGGTTCCCCGCCGGGGCCTGGGGGACCAACTGTTACCTGGTCGCCCCCGCCGCGGGCGAGGAGTGCGTGATCGTCGACCCCGGCCACCAGGCCGCCCGCGGAGTCGAGGAAGCGATCCGGAAGCATCGGCTCAAGCCCGTCGCCGTCGTCCTCACCCACGGCCACATCGACCACGTCGCCTCGGTCGTCCCCGTCTGCGGCGCCCACGACGTCCCCGCCTGGATCCACCCCGAGGACCGCTACATGATGAGCGACCCGGAGAAGGCGCTGGGCCGGTCCATCGGGATGCCGCTCATGGGCGAGCTGACCGTCGGCGAACCCGACGACGTCCACGAGCTGGCCGACGGAGCCGTGCTGGAGCTGGCCGGCATGGAGTTCGGCGTCGCGCACGCGCCCGGCCATACCAAGGGGTCGGTGACGTTCAGGACGCCCGGGGCCGCGGACGTCCCGCAGATCCTCTTCTCGGGCGACCTGCTCTTCGCCGGCTCCGTCGGACGCACCGACCTGCCCGGCGGCGACCACGCCGAGCTGCTCGAGTCGCTGGCCCGCGTGTGCCTGCCGCTCGACGACTCGACCGTGGTGCTGTCCGGCCACGGCCCCCAGACGACCATCGGCCGCGAGCGCGCCTCCAACCCGTATCTGCACGGACTGGCCGCGCCCCGCCGAGGAATGTGA
- a CDS encoding DUF2470 domain-containing protein — MPSAAERTRTLVQSTCSAVLLVPGPDAAHPGQLMPESRAVGPEGDLLLCFATGSPVVRAAARAGDGELPAVLELTDVAPVSVPHRIRGRARIAGWLTALPGLAAPGRTMLRLEVSGASVDDLWGAREVEPEDLRDAGADPLAAHEAELLQHLHTAHAEQMASLSALLGERSAGRGPLPRAVPLALDRFGLRVRFVEEAGTCFDARFDFPGPVRDAAGLQRALYTLFEAAAC, encoded by the coding sequence CTGCCGTCAGCAGCCGAGCGCACACGAACTCTCGTACAGAGTACCTGCTCCGCGGTACTGCTCGTACCGGGGCCGGACGCGGCCCACCCGGGGCAGCTCATGCCCGAGAGCCGGGCCGTCGGGCCGGAGGGGGACCTCCTCCTCTGTTTCGCCACCGGTTCCCCGGTCGTCCGGGCCGCCGCCCGCGCCGGGGACGGCGAACTTCCCGCTGTGCTGGAACTCACCGACGTCGCCCCGGTCTCCGTGCCCCACCGGATCCGCGGACGGGCCCGGATCGCGGGATGGCTCACCGCCCTGCCGGGCCTGGCGGCACCCGGCCGTACGATGCTCCGGCTGGAGGTCTCCGGGGCCTCGGTCGACGACCTGTGGGGCGCGCGGGAGGTGGAGCCGGAGGACCTCCGGGACGCCGGGGCGGACCCGCTCGCCGCCCATGAGGCGGAACTGCTCCAGCATCTGCACACGGCCCACGCCGAGCAGATGGCGAGCCTGTCCGCGCTGCTCGGCGAGCGGAGCGCCGGGCGGGGGCCGCTCCCCCGCGCCGTGCCGCTCGCACTGGACCGCTTCGGGCTCCGGGTCCGCTTCGTCGAGGAGGCGGGGACCTGCTTCGACGCCCGTTTCGACTTCCCCGGGCCGGTGCGGGACGCCGCCGGGCTCCAGCGCGCGCTGTACACGCTCTTCGAGGCCGCCGCCTGCTGA
- the rpsD gene encoding 30S ribosomal protein S4 has product MPNQSRPKVKKSRALGIALTPKAVKYFEARPYPPGEHGRGRKQNSDYKVRLLEKQRLRAQYDISERQMARAYDRARKAEGKTGEALVVELERRLDALVLRSGIAKTIYQARQMVVHGHIEVNGGKVDKPSFRVRPDDVVQVRERSRSKVPFQVAREGGNDTEGETPRYLQVNLKALAFRLDRDPNRKEIPVICDEQLVVEYYAR; this is encoded by the coding sequence GTGCCTAACCAGTCGCGTCCCAAGGTCAAGAAGTCGCGTGCCCTCGGCATCGCCCTGACGCCGAAGGCTGTCAAGTACTTCGAAGCCCGTCCGTACCCGCCGGGCGAGCACGGCCGTGGCCGCAAGCAGAACTCGGACTACAAGGTCCGTCTGCTGGAGAAGCAGCGCCTGCGCGCCCAGTACGACATCAGCGAGCGCCAGATGGCGCGCGCCTACGACCGCGCCCGTAAGGCCGAGGGCAAGACGGGCGAGGCGCTGGTCGTCGAGCTCGAGCGCCGCCTCGACGCCCTGGTCCTGCGGTCCGGCATCGCCAAGACCATCTACCAGGCCCGCCAGATGGTCGTCCACGGCCACATCGAGGTCAACGGCGGCAAGGTCGACAAGCCGTCCTTCCGCGTGCGCCCCGACGACGTCGTGCAGGTCCGCGAGCGCAGCCGCTCCAAGGTCCCCTTCCAGGTGGCCCGTGAGGGTGGCAACGACACCGAGGGCGAGACGCCGCGCTACCTCCAGGTGAACCTGAAGGCCCTGGCCTTCCGCCTGGACCGCGACCCGAACCGCAAGGAAATCCCGGTCATCTGCGACGAGCAGCTCGTCGTCGAGTACTACGCCCGCTGA
- a CDS encoding RelA/SpoT family protein, producing the protein MPDEVRPVAAAQPDKPAAESATPSEEARPAPAAGSGPARPADDRAEPAPGTAARVDPARGPKPPAPDPAVPPAAPGAAQPPVPAAPRPAAPKPPPPAPAPPVRSGGSSSRVRARLARLGVQRSSPYNPVLEPLLRTVRGNDPKIESATLRQIEKAYQVAERWHRGQKRKSGDPYITHPLAVTTILAELGMDPATLMAGLLHDTVEDTEYGLDTLRKDFGDQVALLVDGVTKLDKVKFGEAAQAETVRKMVVAMAKDPRVLVIKLADRLHNMRTMRYLKREKQEKKARETLEIYAPLAHRLGMNTIKWELEDLAFAILYPKMYDEIVRLVAERAPKRDEYLAVVTDEVQADLRAARIKATVTGRPKHYYSVYQKMIVRGRDFAEIYDLVGIRVLVDTVRDCYAALGTVHARWNPVPGRFKDYIAMPKFNMYQSLHTTVIGPSGKPVELQIRTFDMHRRAEYGIAAHWKYKQEAVAGASKVRTDVPRNTGGGRSQDTVNDMAWLRQLLDWQKETEDPSEFLESLRFDLSRNEVFVFTPKGDVIALPAGATPVDFAYAVHTEVGHRTIGARVNGRLVPLESTLDNGDLVEVFTSKAAGAGPSRDWLQFVKSPRARNKIRAWFSKERRDEAIEQGKDAIARAMRKQNLPIQRILTGDSLVTLAHEMRYPDISSLYAAIGEGHVAAAGVVQKLVQALGGEDAANEDLAESSPPSHGRGKRRSKADPGVVVKGVEDVWVKLARCCTPVPGDPIIGFVTRGSGVSVHRADCVNVDSLSQQPERILDVAWAPTQSSVFLVAIQVEALDRSRLLSDVTRVLSDQHVNILSAAVQTSRDRVATSRFTFEMGDPKHLGHVLKAVRGVEGVYDVYRVTSARRP; encoded by the coding sequence TTGCCAGACGAGGTCCGTCCAGTCGCCGCCGCGCAGCCCGACAAGCCCGCGGCGGAATCCGCCACGCCCTCCGAGGAGGCGCGGCCCGCCCCGGCGGCCGGGTCCGGCCCGGCCCGGCCCGCGGACGACCGGGCGGAGCCCGCCCCCGGGACCGCGGCACGGGTGGACCCGGCGCGGGGCCCCAAGCCCCCCGCCCCCGACCCCGCGGTGCCCCCGGCCGCCCCCGGCGCCGCCCAGCCGCCGGTACCGGCCGCCCCCCGGCCGGCCGCGCCCAAGCCGCCGCCCCCGGCCCCCGCGCCGCCCGTGCGCTCCGGCGGCTCCTCCAGCCGGGTGCGGGCCCGCCTCGCCCGGCTCGGCGTGCAGCGCTCCAGCCCGTACAACCCGGTCCTGGAACCGCTCCTGCGGACCGTGCGCGGCAACGACCCCAAGATCGAGAGCGCCACGCTGCGCCAGATCGAGAAGGCGTACCAGGTCGCCGAGCGCTGGCACCGCGGCCAGAAGCGCAAGAGCGGCGACCCCTACATCACGCACCCGCTCGCCGTCACCACGATCCTCGCCGAGCTCGGCATGGACCCGGCGACGCTGATGGCCGGACTGCTCCACGACACGGTCGAGGACACCGAGTACGGCCTGGACACCCTGCGCAAGGACTTCGGCGACCAGGTCGCCCTGCTGGTCGACGGGGTCACCAAGCTGGACAAGGTGAAGTTCGGCGAGGCCGCGCAGGCCGAGACCGTCCGCAAGATGGTCGTCGCCATGGCCAAGGACCCCCGGGTCCTGGTCATCAAGCTGGCCGACCGGCTGCACAACATGCGCACCATGCGCTACCTCAAGCGGGAGAAGCAGGAGAAGAAGGCCCGCGAGACCCTTGAGATCTACGCGCCCCTCGCCCACCGCCTGGGCATGAACACCATCAAGTGGGAACTGGAGGACCTCGCCTTCGCGATCCTCTACCCCAAGATGTACGACGAGATCGTCCGCCTCGTCGCCGAACGCGCCCCCAAGCGCGACGAGTACCTCGCCGTGGTGACCGACGAGGTGCAGGCCGACCTGCGCGCCGCCCGGATCAAGGCGACCGTCACCGGCCGGCCCAAGCACTACTACAGCGTCTACCAGAAGATGATCGTGCGGGGCAGGGACTTCGCCGAGATCTACGACCTGGTGGGCATCCGCGTCCTCGTCGACACCGTCCGCGACTGCTACGCGGCGCTCGGCACCGTCCACGCCCGGTGGAACCCGGTGCCGGGACGGTTCAAGGACTACATCGCGATGCCCAAGTTCAACATGTACCAGTCGCTGCACACCACGGTGATCGGCCCCAGCGGCAAGCCCGTCGAACTCCAGATCCGTACGTTCGACATGCACCGCCGTGCCGAGTACGGCATCGCCGCCCACTGGAAGTACAAGCAGGAGGCCGTCGCCGGGGCGTCCAAGGTACGAACCGACGTGCCCAGGAACACCGGCGGAGGCCGGAGCCAGGACACCGTCAACGACATGGCGTGGCTGCGCCAGCTCCTGGACTGGCAGAAGGAGACCGAGGACCCCAGCGAGTTCCTGGAGTCCCTGCGCTTCGACCTCTCACGCAACGAGGTCTTCGTCTTCACGCCCAAGGGCGACGTCATAGCGCTGCCCGCCGGCGCCACACCCGTCGACTTCGCCTACGCCGTCCACACCGAGGTCGGCCACCGGACCATAGGGGCACGGGTCAACGGACGGCTCGTACCACTGGAGTCGACCCTGGACAACGGCGACCTGGTGGAGGTCTTCACCTCCAAGGCCGCCGGCGCGGGCCCCTCCCGGGACTGGCTCCAGTTCGTCAAGTCGCCCCGGGCACGCAACAAGATCCGGGCCTGGTTCTCCAAGGAACGGCGCGACGAGGCGATCGAGCAGGGCAAGGACGCCATCGCGCGGGCCATGCGCAAGCAGAACCTGCCGATCCAGCGGATCCTGACCGGCGACTCCCTGGTCACCCTCGCCCACGAGATGCGCTACCCCGACATCTCCTCGCTCTACGCGGCGATCGGCGAGGGCCATGTCGCGGCGGCCGGTGTCGTCCAGAAGCTGGTCCAGGCACTGGGCGGCGAGGACGCGGCCAACGAGGACCTGGCGGAGAGCTCACCGCCCTCGCACGGCCGCGGCAAGCGCCGCAGCAAGGCGGACCCGGGCGTGGTCGTCAAGGGCGTGGAGGACGTCTGGGTCAAGCTGGCCCGCTGCTGCACACCGGTCCCCGGCGACCCGATCATCGGCTTCGTCACCCGGGGCAGCGGGGTGTCGGTGCACCGGGCGGACTGCGTCAACGTGGACTCGCTCTCGCAGCAGCCCGAGCGGATCCTCGACGTCGCGTGGGCGCCCACCCAGTCCTCGGTCTTCCTGGTCGCCATCCAGGTCGAGGCGCTGGACCGCTCGCGACTGCTCTCCGACGTCACCCGCGTCCTGTCCGACCAGCACGTCAACATCCTCTCGGCGGCCGTCCAGACCTCCCGCGACCGGGTGGCCACCTCGCGCTTCACCTTCGAGATGGGCGACCCGAAGCACCTGGGCCACGTCCTGAAGGCCGTACGGGGCGTGGAGGGCGTCTACGACGTCTACCGGGTGACCTCGGCCCGACGGCCCTGA